The following proteins are co-located in the Sporolactobacillus pectinivorans genome:
- a CDS encoding aspartate aminotransferase family protein, with product MPEKSMYEKSLDLFPPVASRATHLGIVKGEGAYVWDETGKKFLDFASGVAVVNCGHNNPAVVKKAKEQMDKLIHGGHNVVYYQSYIDLAEKILGHVGHDYKIYFSNSGAEANEAAIKLAKQVTHRPGIITFKRSFHGRTLATATLTASNAKYRRNYEGLLPSVYYAECPYATRTGLTDEEEVARCLNQLNEIFHDLIEPEQVACMILEPVQGEGGYIVPPQSFLQALRKICDEHGILLAFDEVQTGFGRTGKIFAYENFGVKPDIMSLAKAIANGFPLSAIVARRNLMDQWPAGTHGGTFGGNPVACAAGVAVFELLEGGLADHAAEVGSYFKKKLQALKEKHDEILEIRGLGLMIGAEFVDRDGKPDAALVASIRERAVEKGLILLSCGVDHNVIRFIPPLIITEEQIDEAMKIITESLEESLQTVH from the coding sequence ATGCCTGAAAAAAGTATGTATGAAAAATCGCTTGATCTTTTTCCTCCCGTTGCCAGTCGTGCGACACATCTGGGCATTGTTAAGGGAGAAGGTGCCTATGTCTGGGATGAAACGGGCAAGAAATTTCTTGACTTCGCCAGCGGTGTTGCCGTGGTCAACTGCGGACACAATAATCCTGCGGTTGTTAAAAAAGCTAAAGAACAGATGGATAAACTGATTCACGGCGGACACAATGTTGTCTATTACCAGTCATATATTGACCTGGCTGAAAAAATACTGGGCCATGTCGGACATGATTACAAAATCTATTTTTCAAATAGCGGAGCCGAAGCTAATGAGGCAGCCATTAAGCTGGCGAAACAGGTGACTCATCGCCCGGGGATCATCACTTTCAAACGCAGTTTTCATGGCCGGACACTTGCGACCGCTACACTAACGGCCTCGAACGCAAAATACAGACGGAACTATGAAGGGCTGCTCCCAAGCGTCTACTACGCTGAATGTCCTTATGCAACCCGTACCGGACTGACGGATGAAGAGGAAGTGGCTCGTTGCCTGAACCAGCTGAATGAGATTTTCCATGATCTGATTGAGCCGGAGCAAGTGGCTTGCATGATTCTTGAACCTGTTCAGGGGGAGGGCGGCTATATCGTACCGCCCCAATCATTTTTACAGGCTTTGAGAAAAATTTGTGATGAACACGGCATCTTGCTGGCATTTGACGAAGTGCAGACCGGATTCGGACGGACCGGAAAGATTTTTGCTTATGAAAATTTTGGCGTCAAACCTGACATTATGTCACTTGCCAAGGCAATTGCCAATGGATTCCCTTTGAGCGCTATTGTGGCCAGACGCAATCTGATGGATCAATGGCCGGCCGGGACGCACGGAGGCACATTTGGCGGCAATCCGGTGGCCTGCGCTGCCGGTGTGGCAGTTTTTGAACTGCTGGAAGGCGGCCTGGCGGATCATGCTGCTGAAGTTGGAAGCTATTTTAAGAAGAAGCTTCAGGCATTAAAAGAAAAGCACGATGAAATTTTAGAGATCAGAGGGCTCGGCCTGATGATCGGTGCAGAATTTGTTGACCGTGACGGAAAACCGGACGCTGCGCTGGTCGCATCGATCCGGGAAAGGGCAGTGGAAAAGGGACTGATCCTGCTTTCCTGCGGTGTGGATCATAATGTCATCCGCTTTATTCCGCCGCTGATTATTACTGAGGAACAGATAGATGAGGCAATGAAGATCATTACTGAAAGCCTTGAGGAATCGCTGCAGACTGTGCACTAA